The Arachis ipaensis cultivar K30076 chromosome B05, Araip1.1, whole genome shotgun sequence nucleotide sequence AATATTAATGGTGTAAATACNNNNNNNNNNNNNNNNNNNNNNNNNNNNNNNNNNNNNNNNNNNNNNNNNNNNNNNNNNNNNNNNNNNNNNNNNNNNNNNNNNNNNNNNNNNNNNNNNNNNNNNNNNNNNNNNNNNNacacaaaattaatttttataaaaaaaatcaaggcgaattttgttttttttttttttcacataaatGTTGAGGCATGATTTGGATATTAATATTTATGGTTTATTATGACATATTGATATGACATAACAGATTACAACAACATCCAACAAAAACCGCCCATTGGTTGGTACTCTCTTTCTAGCAATTTTGTTTGAATATAACTTTTCTTAGTTTCTCTCCATGCCACACTGCACCTGGTTTTGGTTTTTTGTCATCTATATACTTGAattactctcttttttttttatctaattagCTAGAAACTTGTTAATAAAACCTATTAATCCATGATATGACTTTTTGTTATggtgaaattttttaaaaaaaatattttcatgtacaaaacaacaataacaacacttGAGTTGAATGAAATAGGGTTTAATGTGTTCTAAATTTCCTTTTGAAGAGTTAGATCTAAATTTAAAACTTAGAAACCAAGGAAAAAATCATATTGTCTATAGGAATAGGAAAAGTTAAAAATTTGAGTAGCACAATTTGCTAAGTAAGCAGTGAAATTAAATGAACTTGgacttaaaaaaaatgaaaaaatgattTATATATAAGATCAATTGTGTTTCCATTCTCAAGGCACTGACACACTTTCAAAATGTTCACTCATTTGAAGTCTTTTGCTACATGTAGACTCCAAACCTATTAAGCTTTAGTTATTAATCAATGACTACTTTAATTACGAAAAGTTAAAAACCTTGTCTAAACACTATATAAATACTCCCATCTAGCTAGCCAACCTTCATCCTCATCAAACAAACATCAAAACCATCAAACCAAACAAAACCAAACATCAAAGTATTTTAAGATACAAAAAGGATGACTATTCCTATAATAGATTTCAGCACTCTCAATGGTGACAAAAGGAGTGAGACCATGGCACTATTGCATGAAGCTTGTCAAAAGTGGGGGTTTTTCATGGTAATCATTAATTATTTTATTCCAACAAGAGATTTGTACTATTTCTAATAATTTcctcaatattattattatttgttgtgTGCAGATAGAAAACCATGACATTGACACTAGTTTGATGGAGAAGGTGAAAAAACTAGTCAATGAATATTATGAAGAAAACTTGAAAGATGGGTTCTACAAGTCTGAATTAGTAAAAACattggagaaacaagaaaaaactTTTGATAAAGATTGGGAAACCACCTTCTTCATTTGGCATCGCCCCAAATCTAACATTAAGGAAATCCCAAGCATTTCTGATGAACTTTGGTTAGTCTAATAAATCTTCACATCTATTATTTCATCTagtatcttttatttattattcttattattttacttattttttaaattttatttagctACATTGAACTACAAGAATAAAAGAATAGTATATACATCATTTTTGTATAtatcttttttataattttttatttttgatattaaaaataattgataaaaataaaataatataaaaaaaaaatttttcataaaaatgtatttaaaagagaaaaagaatcaaacaaaattatgcaaatattatttttcattctctttcaCATTTGACATTAGGGGAGATGCTTGAATTGTGGTGGCTAAAGGTGAGCTTTTGTTTATCAACAAGTACTTTGTCGACATCTAGCGCTAGTCAATGCAAGAGAAGCGTTAGTCATAAAACTAATGAATGAGATTAACTCTTGCGccaaggggaaaagcataagtgcATACCCAAAAACTACTTTTTATTCATGTGGCTCATTAATTTATTATTGGATCATGCCTCTTGTTTCGAtgagttttatttatttctttaaaattgtataataatatataatttaatgatcatttgaaaataatacaaaaaaaactatttgaaattatatttaaattaaatattattttaaatttattttaaatataattaaacatatatattttaaattttaacatttatatttagaattatatttattagtttaaattaaatagtgtataattttaaattataagttAGTATAggtaaattatattaattagtttattattaattttaaggataactaattaaaattaaactctgaaaattttatttctattaagCATAacaattttatcattaattttttgNNNNNNNNNNNNNNNNNNNNNNNNNcatattattataaaattttaaatataagttCAAATAATAGTCTAATTCATTAGTTTTATGACTAACGCTTCTCTTGCATTGCCGAACGCCAAATGTCGACAAAGTATTTGTTGGTTAACAAAAAAGTCACCTTTAGCCATCACAATTTAAGCCACCAGAGATCTTCCCTCGACATCATACATATGAATACATAATCTAAGTGTACATATATGCAAAATGCAGCAATACAATGCATGAGTACATTGCACAGCTTATTCTTCTAGCAGAGAAATTATCTGAGCTCATGAGTGAGAACCTTGGATTGGAGAAAACTTTCATCAAGAAATCATTCTCTAGTCCTAATGGCATTGGACCAGTCATGGGTACAAAAGTGGCCAAATATCCTCAATGTCCAAACCCAAAGCTTGTTAGAGGCCTGAGGGAGCACACCGATGCAGGTACACTATAGCCATCCAGAATATAATATAGGAAAATTATGGAATGTTTCAGTAGCATTAATGTTCTAATCATTTTAGCAATTGATGTCAATCggatatattttataaaaaaaaatcaataacaaaCCATTTGAGTACCAACTACCAATGCAAGTTTGGTCTATaaaattactattattattaaaatGTTTTGATAAGTTGTTGCTGTGTCAATACAGGTGGCATCATTCTGTTGCTCCAAGATGACAAAGTTGGAGGCCTTGAATTCTACAAAGATGGTAAATGGGTTGAGATTCCACCATCCAAGAACAATGCCATATTTGTCAACACTGGTGACCAAATTGAAGTTCTGAGCAATGGATTGTACAAGAGTGTTGTGCACAGGGTCATGCCTGATAAAGATGGTAGCAGGCTTTCAATGGCAAGTTTCTATAATCCAATTGGCGATGCCATTATTGCTCCTGCACCTAAACTTTTGTATCCAAGTCACTATTGCTATGGTGATTACTTGAACCTTTATGGCAAGACCAAGTTTGGTGAGAAGGGTCCAAGATTTGAAGCCATCAAGAATATGGGCAATGGTCATGCTCACACTAATAATAATATAGTCTAGCTTAAAGGAGGACTATTAATTACACTTTTATCTTTCTTAATTTTGTAACTTCATGTTAGTTGTTTTGTAGTTTCCCCCAAGGAAAAAAGTCGATAAGGAAAAATGTAACCTAGCAGTCTAGCACACGTTTCGTTTTTCCTTATTACTAGTATTTAGTATCtcgttattattttattttaatatgtttTGGTTTGAGGACTTTAATAAATGGACTTGTTTCTTCTGTTAATTCCATAGTTGGGGAAAAGGTTATATGAGAAACACTTCTTTAGTTTtcttttgtatatttatttttttctcctttttttaacGTTAAATATGGTAATGTGTCATTACAATAACGGTAACACCAAATAAATTAAAGTTACTTTTTATGGTGGGTATAGCATTAGTAATTTTTTGGCTTTTATTGGAGAATGCGATTGATATGCACATTAATATCAAGAGTTAGTTAAATATTGATTAACTAATTAGGTATTAAGTTAATTGTTACCAACACAAATTGTTCACATGATCTCCAAAAGTTCTGTTATGTGAAAACAACAGCTGACGAAACTGAAAATTATTGTTGGCAACAAAATGTTCAACTACATCCCGCAACAGGGATATTCTATAATCTGTAGATTCTGtatacaataataacaagaaaaaaCAATTGTTGGTGTCAAGTTTCTACGGTTTTACC carries:
- the LOC107644485 gene encoding 1-aminocyclopropane-1-carboxylate oxidase 1, encoding MTIPIIDFSTLNGDKRSETMALLHEACQKWGFFMIENHDIDTSLMEKVKKLVNEYYEENLKDGFYKSELVKTLEKQEKTFDKDWETTFFIWHRPKSNIKEIPSISDELCNTMHEYIAQLILLAEKLSELMSENLGLEKTFIKKSFSSPNGIGPVMGTKVAKYPQCPNPKLVRGLREHTDAGGIILLLQDDKVGGLEFYKDGKWVEIPPSKNNAIFVNTGDQIEVLSNGLYKSVVHRVMPDKDGSRLSMASFYNPIGDAIIAPAPKLLYPSHYCYGDYLNLYGKTKFGEKGPRFEAIKNMGNGHAHTNNNIV